The Lacrimispora xylanolytica genome has a segment encoding these proteins:
- a CDS encoding L,D-transpeptidase family protein, translating into MKWFKRKIRALIAGVLILVTTISFSGAALADQATGPGAGNLRSTNGVTIYVSKRLKTLTLKQNGVLIKEYPVSMGASSAEGNKKVEGDMRTPSGEFYVCTRNDKSVAYLSLGLSYPGIKDAERGYADGIITEAQRDEIIRANKAGEQPPWDTPLGGAIMIHGCRVPDGDTHGCVAVDNDVMDVLWSYCNLGVPVTIGP; encoded by the coding sequence ATGAAATGGTTTAAGAGAAAAATAAGAGCCTTAATAGCGGGAGTACTTATCCTGGTGACAACGATTTCTTTTAGTGGTGCAGCACTCGCAGATCAGGCTACAGGGCCAGGGGCCGGAAATCTTCGTTCCACCAATGGAGTAACTATATATGTAAGTAAAAGATTAAAGACATTGACTTTAAAACAGAATGGCGTTCTTATTAAAGAGTATCCCGTTTCCATGGGAGCTTCTTCTGCAGAAGGGAATAAGAAGGTGGAAGGAGACATGAGGACTCCAAGCGGTGAATTTTATGTCTGCACCAGAAATGATAAAAGTGTTGCATATCTTTCCCTGGGACTTTCTTATCCGGGAATAAAGGACGCGGAAAGAGGATATGCTGACGGTATTATCACAGAGGCCCAAAGAGATGAGATCATCAGAGCCAATAAGGCAGGCGAACAGCCGCCGTGGGATACTCCTCTTGGAGGAGCTATTATGATCCATGGCTGCAGGGTTCCTGATGGGGATACTCATGGTTGTGTTGCAGTGGATAATGATGTGATGGATGTATTGTGGAGCTACTGTAATTTAGGTGTGCCGGTTACCATAGGACCATAG
- a CDS encoding aminotransferase class I/II-fold pyridoxal phosphate-dependent enzyme, with amino-acid sequence MQFSERMNQFGEGIFSKLLEMKQQKEEKGEEVIDLGVGTPNIPPAAHIRQALCEAAAKPENYIYAIRDQKELLEAVAVWYKNRYHVDLDPDLEICSLLGSQEGLAHIAFSVIDDGDIVLVPDPCYPIFADGPLLAGASLFYMPQKKENDYIIDFSDIPEDIAKKAKFMLVSYPNNPTTAMAPDSFYEELIAFAKKYNIIVLHDNAYSELVFDDKTCGSFLRFPGAKEVGVEFNSLSKTYGMAGARIGFCVGNQEVVEKLKTFKSNMDYGMFLPIQQAAIAAITGDQSCVKETRKAYERRRDVLCDGFNRIGWKMERPKATMFVWAKIPDEFSDSMEFATELMEKAGVLVTPGSAFGPSGEGYARMALVQDEEALHRAAEMIEKSGILRKSK; translated from the coding sequence ATGCAATTTTCAGAAAGAATGAATCAATTTGGAGAGGGAATTTTCTCCAAGTTGTTGGAGATGAAACAGCAGAAAGAAGAAAAGGGAGAAGAGGTTATTGATTTAGGTGTGGGAACTCCCAATATCCCACCGGCGGCCCATATCAGACAAGCCTTATGTGAGGCTGCTGCAAAGCCGGAAAATTATATCTATGCCATACGTGATCAGAAAGAGCTTTTAGAGGCTGTGGCTGTCTGGTATAAAAATAGATATCACGTAGACCTTGATCCTGATTTGGAAATCTGTTCCCTTCTTGGTTCTCAGGAAGGACTGGCACATATTGCATTTTCTGTTATTGATGATGGAGATATCGTCCTTGTTCCGGATCCCTGCTATCCTATTTTTGCAGACGGACCTTTGTTAGCTGGAGCAAGCCTTTTTTATATGCCTCAGAAGAAAGAAAATGATTATATCATTGATTTTTCTGATATTCCAGAAGATATTGCAAAAAAAGCTAAATTCATGTTAGTTTCTTATCCAAACAATCCGACTACTGCTATGGCTCCGGATTCTTTTTATGAGGAGCTGATTGCATTTGCAAAGAAATATAATATTATTGTTTTGCATGACAATGCTTATAGTGAGCTTGTTTTTGATGACAAAACCTGCGGAAGCTTTTTGCGTTTTCCGGGTGCAAAAGAGGTTGGAGTGGAATTTAATTCTCTGTCAAAGACGTATGGGATGGCAGGAGCTCGAATTGGTTTTTGTGTTGGAAATCAGGAGGTAGTGGAAAAACTGAAGACTTTTAAGTCTAATATGGACTATGGAATGTTTCTCCCAATCCAGCAGGCGGCAATTGCAGCCATCACAGGAGATCAGTCCTGTGTAAAAGAGACCAGAAAAGCCTATGAAAGGCGTCGAGATGTTCTTTGTGATGGCTTTAACCGCATTGGGTGGAAGATGGAACGACCGAAGGCTACCATGTTTGTATGGGCTAAAATACCGGATGAATTTTCTGATTCCATGGAGTTTGCTACGGAACTGATGGAGAAAGCTGGTGTTTTAGTCACTCCTGGAAGTGCGTTTGGGCCTTCTGGTGAGGGATATGCAAGAATGGCTCTGGTACAGGATGAAGAAGCACTTCACAGAGCGGCAGAAATGATAGAGAAGAGTGGTATTTTGAGGAAGTCCAAATGA
- a CDS encoding VanZ family protein: MKRKYIWILIVGLYVLFIFSNSMKIADTSSKDSGRLLYLIQSVFQYFELNVYWLTEHVIRKMGHFAEYSLLGMLLFGCLGAQGMSEERRWTYHAASGFLVAFFDETIQLFVEGRSGQISDVWLDSAGVAFGTLVMMGIYFIYKRSEILNAKKL; encoded by the coding sequence ATGAAAAGAAAGTATATATGGATATTGATCGTTGGACTTTATGTCTTATTCATTTTTTCAAATTCCATGAAGATTGCTGACACTTCATCAAAAGACAGTGGCAGATTATTGTATCTGATACAAAGTGTTTTTCAATATTTTGAATTAAATGTCTATTGGCTTACAGAGCATGTGATACGTAAAATGGGGCATTTTGCAGAATACTCTTTACTGGGTATGCTGCTTTTTGGGTGTCTGGGTGCTCAGGGAATGAGTGAAGAAAGACGTTGGACTTACCATGCAGCATCAGGGTTTCTTGTGGCTTTTTTTGATGAAACCATTCAGTTGTTTGTAGAAGGACGCTCAGGTCAGATTTCAGATGTTTGGCTGGATTCGGCAGGTGTTGCTTTTGGTACCCTGGTAATGATGGGAATCTATTTTATTTACAAAAGATCGGAGATATTAAATGCTAAAAAATTATAA
- the truA gene encoding tRNA pseudouridine(38-40) synthase TruA gives MLKNYKMVLEYDGSRYDGWQKQGNTDRTIQGKLEGILERLAEVPVEIHGSGRTDAGVHALAQTANFHLDTRMSEGEIKDYLNQYLPEDIRVISLDRAGDRFHSRLNAEEKTYLYRIETGERKQVFERKYIYGFGRPLDVNAMREASRYFLGEHDFKSFCSNKKMKKSTVRILKAIEFEEEGSRLFIRYTGNGFLHHMVRILMGTLIEVGEGKRSPKEMKEILKAMDRSAAGTTVPAEGLFLEKVSYKD, from the coding sequence ATGCTAAAAAATTATAAGATGGTACTGGAGTATGATGGCAGCCGTTATGATGGTTGGCAGAAGCAGGGAAATACGGACCGTACCATACAGGGAAAGCTGGAAGGGATCTTAGAGCGGCTGGCAGAAGTTCCAGTTGAAATACATGGATCAGGAAGGACAGATGCAGGGGTTCATGCTCTGGCCCAGACGGCTAATTTTCACCTGGATACAAGGATGTCCGAGGGAGAAATAAAAGATTATCTTAACCAGTATCTTCCGGAGGACATTAGGGTAATTAGCCTGGACCGTGCAGGGGATCGGTTTCACAGCCGTTTGAACGCGGAGGAAAAGACCTATCTTTACCGGATAGAGACGGGGGAAAGAAAGCAGGTATTTGAACGTAAGTATATCTATGGTTTTGGCAGGCCTCTTGATGTAAATGCGATGAGAGAGGCTTCCCGGTATTTTCTGGGAGAGCATGATTTTAAGAGTTTTTGTTCCAATAAAAAAATGAAAAAGTCTACCGTAAGGATACTGAAAGCGATTGAATTTGAGGAAGAGGGTAGCAGGCTTTTTATACGCTATACCGGCAATGGCTTTTTACATCATATGGTGCGTATCCTTATGGGCACTCTGATAGAAGTAGGAGAAGGTAAGAGAAGTCCAAAAGAGATGAAAGAAATATTAAAGGCAATGGACCGCAGCGCAGCAGGAACTACAGTGCCTGCGGAAGGTCTGTTTTTAGAAAAGGTCAGTTATAAAGATTAG
- a CDS encoding cation diffusion facilitator family transporter: MTEFLVRTFVKNYKNTKDIQVRTSYGVMVSVVGILCNILLFGAKIFAGLLVNSISVMADAFNNLSDAASSIIGFVGVRMAGKPADEDHPFGHGRVEYIAAFIVAFLVIQVGFSLFKTSFGKVMNPEEMSFQAVTVVILILSVFVKLWLGFFNRKLGERIQSSVMKATAADSLGDVVTTTATILSVAVYGIWGLNIDGIVGLIVSVAVMLAGVKIAKETLTPLIGEPIDPKLYLEITEFVESYEGIIGSHDLIVHNYGPSRSMASIHAEVPNDVNVEISHEVVDRIEREALKKFGIFLVIHMDPVETKNSRVMEFGSMLENVIHGVDPRISFHDFRLIDGQEQINLIFDLVFPREYDKKKRERLKEEIIKKVTETDNRCCLVMTEESGFAVEK, encoded by the coding sequence ATGACTGAATTTTTAGTAAGGACTTTTGTAAAGAACTACAAAAATACGAAAGATATCCAGGTACGTACCAGTTACGGTGTTATGGTAAGCGTCGTAGGGATTTTGTGTAACATTCTCCTGTTTGGTGCTAAAATATTTGCCGGACTTTTGGTAAACAGTATTTCTGTTATGGCTGATGCGTTTAATAACTTATCGGATGCAGCTTCTTCCATTATAGGATTTGTGGGAGTCAGAATGGCTGGTAAGCCGGCGGATGAAGATCATCCTTTTGGTCATGGAAGGGTGGAGTATATCGCAGCATTTATTGTGGCGTTCCTGGTCATTCAAGTAGGTTTTTCTCTCTTTAAAACTTCCTTTGGGAAGGTGATGAACCCGGAAGAGATGTCCTTTCAGGCCGTAACGGTTGTTATTTTGATCCTTTCTGTCTTTGTAAAGCTGTGGCTTGGATTTTTTAACCGCAAGCTTGGAGAAAGAATTCAGTCCTCTGTCATGAAGGCCACGGCTGCGGACTCTTTGGGGGATGTGGTCACCACCACTGCAACGATTTTATCGGTGGCTGTTTATGGCATTTGGGGACTTAATATTGACGGAATTGTGGGACTTATTGTATCAGTAGCCGTTATGCTGGCTGGTGTAAAAATTGCAAAGGAAACACTTACTCCTCTGATTGGTGAACCCATTGATCCAAAGCTTTATCTGGAAATTACAGAATTTGTGGAAAGTTATGAAGGTATTATAGGAAGTCATGATCTCATTGTACACAATTATGGACCTTCCAGAAGCATGGCTTCTATTCATGCGGAGGTACCTAATGATGTAAATGTGGAAATCTCTCATGAGGTTGTGGACCGTATTGAACGGGAAGCCTTAAAAAAGTTCGGTATTTTTCTGGTTATCCACATGGATCCGGTGGAAACAAAAAATTCCAGAGTGATGGAATTTGGGAGCATGCTGGAGAATGTAATTCATGGTGTGGATCCCAGGATATCATTTCACGATTTTCGGTTGATCGATGGGCAAGAACAGATCAACCTGATCTTTGATCTGGTATTTCCCAGGGAATACGATAAAAAGAAACGAGAACGGTTAAAGGAAGAAATCATAAAGAAAGTGACTGAAACTGATAATCGATGCTGTCTGGTCATGACAGAAGAAAGTGGCTTCGCAGTGGAAAAATAA
- a CDS encoding RNA polymerase sigma factor: protein MLFMGLMSLDRPEDYGRLSDEKLLNKVADGDQEAFRQLYQNTDRTMYSFILSIVKNPQDAEEIMQESYLKIWTSAKGYKSQGKPLAWMFTIARNLCYMKFREQKHDSDVTIDDLMGLEAGEVCKEIEMAADKMVLLAALQILKEEEREIVLLHTSGGMKHREIAASLNIPLATALSRYNRAMKKLENYLREE from the coding sequence ATGCTATTTATGGGATTGATGAGCCTTGACCGGCCGGAAGATTACGGCCGTTTGAGCGATGAAAAGCTTCTTAATAAAGTCGCAGATGGTGACCAGGAAGCCTTTCGACAGCTATACCAGAATACGGACCGTACGATGTACAGTTTTATACTGTCCATTGTAAAGAATCCCCAGGATGCAGAAGAGATTATGCAGGAGTCTTACTTAAAGATCTGGACCTCTGCAAAAGGCTATAAATCTCAGGGGAAGCCGCTGGCCTGGATGTTTACGATTGCACGGAATCTATGTTATATGAAGTTTCGGGAACAGAAACATGATTCGGATGTTACGATAGATGATTTAATGGGTCTAGAAGCAGGAGAGGTTTGTAAGGAAATTGAGATGGCGGCAGATAAGATGGTGCTTCTTGCGGCTCTTCAGATTTTAAAAGAGGAGGAGCGGGAGATTGTTCTGCTTCATACATCGGGCGGTATGAAGCATAGAGAGATCGCTGCCAGTCTGAATATTCCTTTGGCAACTGCGCTATCCAGATATAACCGTGCCATGAAAAAGTTGGAAAATTATTTAAGAGAGGAGTAG
- a CDS encoding acyl-[acyl-carrier-protein] thioesterase has translation MYYFGSRVRYSETDEYGKLTLTGIMNYLQDCSTFQSEDNGLGLSYLIKRHKAWWLSSWQIVVDRYPVLGEEIVISTWPYDFKGFYGYRNFTISDKNGNYLVRANSVWFLFDTQKGRPVKIEPDDIKGYGDGWEEKLTMDYAPRRIELPEDYKALDPVTVSKHHIDTNHHVNNAKYVEIAREVLPDDMEVTELRVEYKKAAVFGDAIYPRISRTEEGYTVSLCDGQGNAFAVIWLQGKTERK, from the coding sequence ATGTATTATTTCGGCAGCAGAGTCCGTTACAGTGAGACAGATGAATATGGGAAACTGACATTAACTGGCATCATGAACTATCTTCAGGATTGTTCCACATTTCAGTCTGAGGATAACGGATTAGGTCTCTCTTACCTGATAAAACGTCACAAAGCATGGTGGCTTTCTTCCTGGCAGATTGTTGTGGACCGTTATCCGGTTCTGGGGGAAGAGATCGTAATCAGCACCTGGCCTTATGACTTTAAGGGCTTTTACGGATACCGGAATTTTACCATTAGTGATAAGAACGGAAACTATCTGGTAAGGGCCAATTCCGTTTGGTTTCTCTTTGATACGCAAAAGGGCAGGCCAGTTAAGATTGAGCCTGATGATATCAAGGGGTATGGCGATGGCTGGGAAGAGAAGCTTACTATGGATTATGCTCCAAGAAGGATTGAACTGCCGGAGGATTACAAGGCACTGGATCCTGTGACTGTAAGCAAGCATCATATTGATACCAATCATCATGTGAACAATGCAAAATATGTAGAGATTGCCAGGGAAGTGCTTCCGGATGACATGGAGGTTACGGAACTGAGAGTGGAATATAAAAAAGCGGCAGTCTTTGGTGATGCTATTTATCCCCGCATCAGCCGGACAGAGGAAGGTTATACGGTTTCTTTGTGTGACGGGCAGGGGAACGCCTTTGCGGTCATTTGGCTGCAGGGAAAAACAGAGAGGAAATAA
- a CDS encoding S1 RNA-binding domain-containing protein, whose protein sequence is MIELGKMQTLVVQRVKEFGVYLGEDGSGEASVLLPKKQVPENTSPGDRIHVFIYKDSEDRLIATTAEPKLKVGETAVLNVKEVGKIGAFLDMGLEKDLLLPFKEQTHKVRQGEQVLVALYIDKSKRLAATMRVYSYMSNQSPYKKDDQVTGIIYEISDTLGAFVAVDNQYYGLIPQKELFETYREGDSVTARVMKVREDGKLDLSPRQKAHIQMDQDAARVYEIIDTQFQGSLPFTDKADPEIIKREFSMSKNAFKRAIGHLLKEGKVNITDSKIDKIK, encoded by the coding sequence ATGATAGAATTAGGAAAGATGCAGACCCTGGTAGTACAGAGGGTCAAGGAATTCGGTGTATATCTTGGAGAAGATGGCTCAGGTGAGGCCTCTGTCCTTCTTCCTAAGAAGCAGGTTCCGGAAAATACTTCTCCTGGTGACAGGATCCACGTTTTTATCTATAAGGATTCTGAGGACCGGCTCATTGCTACCACAGCTGAGCCAAAGCTTAAGGTAGGGGAAACTGCCGTACTTAATGTAAAAGAGGTTGGAAAGATCGGTGCATTTCTCGATATGGGTCTTGAAAAGGATCTTCTTCTGCCCTTTAAGGAACAGACACATAAGGTCCGTCAGGGTGAGCAGGTGTTGGTGGCCCTTTACATTGACAAGAGCAAACGCTTGGCTGCGACCATGCGGGTATACTCCTATATGAGCAATCAGTCACCTTATAAAAAGGACGATCAGGTTACTGGCATCATCTATGAAATAAGTGATACTCTCGGTGCATTTGTAGCCGTAGACAATCAGTATTACGGTCTGATCCCACAAAAGGAATTATTTGAAACTTACAGGGAAGGTGATAGTGTGACCGCCCGGGTAATGAAGGTGCGGGAAGACGGAAAGCTGGATCTAAGTCCAAGACAGAAGGCTCATATTCAGATGGATCAGGATGCTGCCCGTGTGTATGAAATCATAGATACCCAGTTTCAGGGAAGTCTGCCATTTACAGATAAGGCAGATCCTGAGATCATTAAAAGGGAATTTTCCATGAGCAAAAATGCATTTAAGCGTGCCATAGGCCATCTTTTAAAAGAAGGAAAAGTTAACATAACAGATAGCAAAATCGATAAGATTAAATAG
- a CDS encoding class I SAM-dependent methyltransferase, giving the protein MDSIDYYNKYAAKEFEETVNQDMSKIMKEFTDLLEEGDTILDLGCGSGRDSLTFYDLGYDVTPLDASEEMCKLAEIHTGLEVLKMTFEEMDFDNVFDGIWACASLLHTPKKELSDILTKIARALNDRGILYMSYKLGDFEGFRGKRYFTDYTADSITELLRDNGRFEIVKIWETEDVRTGHSDVKWLNVLVRKQ; this is encoded by the coding sequence TTGGACTCGATAGACTATTATAATAAGTATGCGGCAAAGGAATTTGAGGAAACTGTAAATCAGGATATGTCAAAGATCATGAAGGAATTCACTGATCTTCTCGAAGAGGGAGATACTATTCTGGATTTAGGCTGCGGATCAGGCAGAGACAGCCTGACCTTCTATGACCTTGGATATGACGTAACTCCGCTTGATGCATCGGAAGAGATGTGCAAGCTGGCAGAGATCCACACTGGTCTGGAAGTGCTTAAGATGACATTTGAGGAAATGGATTTTGACAACGTTTTCGATGGTATCTGGGCATGCGCATCATTACTTCATACTCCGAAGAAGGAACTGTCTGACATTCTTACAAAGATAGCAAGGGCCTTAAATGACAGGGGAATCCTTTATATGTCATATAAGCTTGGAGATTTTGAGGGGTTTCGGGGAAAACGGTATTTCACCGATTATACGGCTGATTCTATCACTGAGCTTCTAAGGGATAACGGTCGATTTGAAATTGTTAAGATCTGGGAAACCGAGGATGTCCGTACTGGTCATTCTGACGTTAAGTGGTTGAACGTTCTTGTTAGAAAACAATAA
- a CDS encoding ABC transporter ATP-binding protein, whose protein sequence is MASLSLKNIVKRYPNGFEAVKDFNLEIADREFVIFVGPSGCGKSTTLRMIAGLEDISSGELYIDGKLMNDVEPKDRDIAMVFQNYALYPHMTVYDNMAFGLKLRKTPKEEIEKQVHEAARILDLEHLLDRKPKALSGGQRQRVAMGRAIVRNPKVFLMDEPLSNLDAKLRGQMRIEISKLHQRLQATIIYVTHDQTEAMTLGTRIVVMKDGVIQQVDSPQNLYDKPGNKFVAGFIGAPQMNLIDATVAKNGSDVTLTFGGNTIALPEAKAKKLEAAGYVGKTVVLGIRPEDLHDEEAFLASSPNSIIDATIRVYELLGAEVYLYFDVDDASFTARVNPRTTARPGDTIKLALDLSKVHVFDKDTELVVLN, encoded by the coding sequence ATGGCTAGTTTATCATTGAAAAACATTGTCAAAAGATATCCGAATGGATTTGAGGCAGTTAAGGATTTTAATCTGGAAATCGCAGATAGAGAATTCGTTATTTTCGTAGGACCATCCGGATGTGGTAAGTCCACAACCCTTCGTATGATCGCAGGTCTGGAAGACATTTCTTCCGGTGAACTTTACATTGACGGAAAATTGATGAATGATGTTGAGCCAAAGGACAGAGATATCGCAATGGTATTCCAGAACTACGCTCTTTATCCGCATATGACTGTATACGATAACATGGCGTTTGGTCTTAAGCTTAGAAAAACTCCAAAGGAAGAGATTGAGAAGCAGGTTCATGAAGCTGCAAGAATTCTTGACCTTGAGCATCTGTTAGACCGTAAGCCAAAGGCTTTATCCGGTGGACAGAGACAGCGTGTTGCCATGGGACGTGCCATCGTACGTAATCCTAAAGTATTCTTAATGGATGAGCCTCTGTCAAACCTTGATGCAAAGCTGAGAGGCCAGATGCGTATTGAGATCTCCAAGTTACATCAGAGACTTCAGGCAACCATTATCTACGTAACACATGACCAGACAGAGGCTATGACTCTTGGTACCAGAATCGTAGTTATGAAGGACGGCGTTATCCAGCAGGTTGACTCTCCTCAGAACTTATACGATAAGCCAGGCAACAAGTTCGTTGCTGGATTTATCGGAGCTCCTCAGATGAACTTAATCGATGCTACAGTTGCTAAAAATGGCAGCGATGTAACACTTACTTTTGGAGGCAACACAATCGCTCTTCCAGAAGCAAAGGCTAAAAAGTTAGAGGCAGCAGGCTATGTTGGAAAAACTGTAGTTTTAGGAATCCGTCCAGAAGATTTACACGATGAGGAAGCATTCCTTGCATCTTCTCCAAACAGTATCATTGACGCAACCATCAGAGTTTATGAGCTCTTAGGTGCAGAAGTTTACTTATACTTTGATGTTGATGATGCAAGCTTTACAGCAAGAGTAAATCCTCGTACAACTGCTAGACCTGGCGATACAATTAAGCTTGCACTTGATTTATCCAAGGTACATGTATTTGATAAGGATACAGAACTTGTTGTTTTAAACTAA
- a CDS encoding PucR family transcriptional regulator, producing MISNQILQTTIEGLKGITRIDLCICDTEGKVLATTFPDAEDYESSILAFVDSPADSQVIQGYQFFKVFDEHQLEYILLAKGGSDDVYMVGKLATFQIQSLLVAYKERFDKDNFIKNLLLDNLLLVDIYNRAKKLHIETNIKRVVFIIETQHEKDVNALETVRNLFAAKTKDFVTAVDEKNIILVKEVKEGETYEDLEKTANTILDMLNTEAMTQVHVAFGTIVSEIKEVSRSYKEAKMAMDVGKIFYSNKNVVAYSKLGIGRLIYQLPLPLCRMFIREIFDGKSPDDFDEETLTTINKFFENSLNVSETSRQLYIHRNTLVYRLDKLQKSTGLDLRVFEDAITFKIALMVVKYMKYMENQDY from the coding sequence ATGATTTCGAATCAAATACTTCAAACGACCATTGAAGGATTAAAAGGAATTACAAGAATTGATCTGTGTATTTGTGATACAGAAGGAAAGGTATTGGCTACCACATTTCCTGATGCGGAAGATTATGAAAGTTCAATCCTGGCTTTCGTGGATTCTCCGGCCGACAGCCAGGTAATCCAGGGATACCAGTTTTTTAAAGTGTTCGATGAACACCAATTAGAATACATCCTTCTTGCAAAAGGAGGAAGCGATGATGTATATATGGTCGGCAAACTGGCTACGTTTCAGATTCAGAGCCTTTTGGTTGCATATAAAGAACGTTTCGATAAAGATAATTTCATCAAAAATTTACTTCTTGATAATCTCCTTTTGGTTGATATTTATAACCGTGCAAAGAAACTGCACATTGAAACAAATATCAAAAGAGTCGTATTTATTATTGAGACCCAGCATGAAAAGGATGTAAATGCGCTTGAAACAGTGCGCAATCTATTTGCGGCTAAAACAAAGGATTTTGTTACTGCTGTAGATGAGAAAAACATCATTCTCGTAAAGGAAGTAAAAGAAGGCGAGACATATGAGGATTTAGAAAAGACAGCGAATACCATTCTGGACATGCTCAACACAGAAGCCATGACCCAGGTTCACGTTGCCTTTGGTACCATTGTCAGCGAAATCAAAGAAGTTTCCAGATCTTATAAGGAAGCTAAGATGGCTATGGATGTTGGCAAGATCTTCTATAGCAATAAGAATGTAGTTGCTTACAGCAAGCTTGGCATTGGCCGTCTGATTTATCAGCTCCCACTTCCATTATGTCGTATGTTTATCAGAGAAATCTTCGACGGCAAATCACCAGATGATTTTGATGAAGAGACATTAACGACCATTAATAAATTCTTTGAGAATAGCTTGAACGTATCAGAGACATCCAGACAGCTTTATATTCATAGAAATACTTTGGTATATCGTTTGGATAAGCTTCAGAAGAGTACTGGGTTGGACCTTAGGGTGTTTGAGGATGCGATTACGTTTAAGATCGCACTTATGGTTGTAAAATACATGAAATACATGGAGAACCAAGACTATTAA
- the ftsE gene encoding cell division ATP-binding protein FtsE, giving the protein MIELWNVSKTYEAGNKALRNVSINVEDGEFVFIIGRSGSGKSTLLKMLLKEVEPTSGKIIVNDMNLGKMPRKFIPKYRRKLGMVFQDFRLLKDRNVYENVAFAQRVIGASTKSIKESVPAMLKMVGLSSKYKFFPQQLSGGEQQRVAIARALINRPEILLADEPTGNLDGHNSMEIMKLLNEINKQGTTVIVVTHSQEIVDRMKKRVIVMDRGAIISDEKKGGYTYEN; this is encoded by the coding sequence ATGATAGAATTATGGAATGTAAGTAAAACATATGAAGCCGGTAACAAAGCCCTTCGCAACGTCAGCATCAATGTGGAAGATGGAGAATTTGTTTTCATCATCGGCCGCAGCGGTTCAGGTAAATCAACACTTTTAAAAATGCTGTTAAAAGAAGTGGAACCAACCTCCGGCAAAATAATAGTAAATGATATGAATTTAGGCAAGATGCCAAGAAAATTTATTCCAAAATACAGACGAAAGCTAGGCATGGTCTTTCAGGACTTCCGTCTTTTAAAAGACCGTAATGTTTATGAAAACGTTGCTTTTGCCCAAAGAGTCATTGGTGCCTCTACAAAAAGCATCAAAGAGTCTGTCCCAGCCATGTTAAAGATGGTAGGCTTATCGTCAAAATACAAATTTTTTCCTCAGCAGTTGTCCGGTGGTGAGCAGCAGCGTGTTGCCATTGCCAGGGCTCTGATTAACCGACCGGAAATTCTTCTTGCAGATGAACCCACTGGAAATTTAGATGGGCACAATTCCATGGAGATCATGAAGCTTCTAAACGAGATCAACAAGCAGGGAACTACTGTAATCGTAGTAACTCATAGCCAGGAGATCGTAGATCGGATGAAGAAGCGAGTGATTGTGATGGATCGCGGAGCCATCATTAGTGATGAGAAAAAAGGCGGTTATACATATGAGAATTAG